The nucleotide sequence CTAAAGCCTTTGTTCGCTTCATCACGTATGGCATTGACACGTTTCATGACTTTGGAAAAATTGGTTTGGTAGGATGTTACCTCAATTCCAAACTCACTTCCTCTTTGGATCATGTGGGCGGTGCGGGCACTTGCGATAAGGGTCTTGGTAGGGGTACAACCCCAGTTGACGCAACTCCCGCCAACACGATCTGACTCAACCACAGCAACAGAATACTTCTGCTTCAGAAGTTCTCCAAGGATGGTCCCTGTTGCTTGCCCTGTTCCAATGATAATTACATCATACTGTTTCATCGGGATTACCTCCTGATAGACCTTCAGTATACCTAGCACTATAAAGGTGATTGCTCACCCACACAAGAAAATTGACCCCGAGAAAACTTGATTCCCTCCCTTTCTCCTGTTATTCTCAAATCAACCATGGACGAACGGCCCGTGCATGCGGGGGATAGATGGTGATCATTAGGCGGTTCGCATCAGAGGGGAGTGTCATTGAATCGGAACATACTCCAGTGGAGATCCCTCGATAAACAGGTGATATGTACGCTGTTTCTTTTTTTGGTGAGCTTAACCCTGCCATTTTTACAATCAAGGGAAAACAGGATATCCGAAGAATTGTCGGTACATGTGCTTTCACTTGGGTTTATCCCTATACTTCTCTTGCTCGCGCCTCCTCTTATGCTCTTGGCAAGTGCAATTATTCCAGAGAAAACCCATGCTCGGCTCCTTGAATCTATTTCCATGATGATTGGGGTGCTTTTTCCCATTCTGGTATTGGGAATTGCTGGCAGCGCCCTGGTTGAAGATCTTGGAGCTTTTGCCCGCTATAGTCCAGCATCAGGGATGTATATCTATATTGCCTCCGTCTCCATTCTTTACTTCATGCAAAAAACCTTGCAGAGACGTGATAAAATTGCCCTTTTCTGCGTATTGCTGGTAATACTTGGCATGGGCTTTCTTGGCATGTTTGATCGCCTGGGTATTCTCCTGGAAGCAAGGAATCTGGGCACACGCTTGGCTCGTGAAATTCTATCACATATCAGGATTACTGGTGTAAGCTTGCTTATCAGTATGATTATAGGAATACCAATCGCATTTCTCGCTTTTATGAACAAAGCCATCAGGCGTGTAGTATTCCCGATCCTCAACGTATTGCAGACTATTCCAGGAATTGCTCTCTTTGGTCTATTGATTGCTCCACTTGCTTCTCTCTCCAGAACTTTCCCGTTTCTTCGACAGTGGGGAATCCAGGGTATCGGCAATGCACCAGCAATCATTGCGCTCAGTATGTATGCTCTTTATCCCATCATCCGATATACCTATACATCGCTCAGTGGAATTGATGAGCAAGTGGTTCTTGCCGCAAAGGGAATGGGTATGAACTCCACACAACTATGGAAGATCGTTCGCCTTCCCTTGGCAACAGTAGGAATTCTTCATGGTATTCGGGTAGCTTTGGTACAAACCATAGGGAATGCCACACTGGCAAAGTTGATCGGAGGGGATGGACTTGGGGTCTTGGTCTTTGAGGGACTGGGGCAGGCTTCAGTCGATATGGTCTTGCTTGGCATGCTCTTGATTATCGCTCTTACGGTTATCTCAGATAGGCTCTTTCAGTTCTTGATCAAGGTATTTACACCAAAATCTTTATCAAGGGAGGAACGCTGATGCAATTGCCTGACCATCCTATCCTTTCAGACACTTCCATCTTTCTACAAGCAGACCATATTTCTGTGCGGTATGGAGAAACAGAGGCCCTCAAGGAAGTCTCCTTGCAGATTCCTACCAATCGGGTTACCGTGTTGATCGGCCCCAGCGGTTGTGGGAAATCAACCACGCTCAGGTGTATCAATGCGCTGGTAAAACTCTCTTCTGGAGTCATAACCTATGGTGATGAGTCCATACAGAACATGAATGAGACTGAGCTCAGAAGATCCATGGGGTACGCCATACAATCTGTAGGTTTGATGCCTCATCTTAGTGTAGAGGA is from uncultured Sphaerochaeta sp. and encodes:
- a CDS encoding ABC transporter permease, encoding MSVHVLSLGFIPILLLLAPPLMLLASAIIPEKTHARLLESISMMIGVLFPILVLGIAGSALVEDLGAFARYSPASGMYIYIASVSILYFMQKTLQRRDKIALFCVLLVILGMGFLGMFDRLGILLEARNLGTRLAREILSHIRITGVSLLISMIIGIPIAFLAFMNKAIRRVVFPILNVLQTIPGIALFGLLIAPLASLSRTFPFLRQWGIQGIGNAPAIIALSMYALYPIIRYTYTSLSGIDEQVVLAAKGMGMNSTQLWKIVRLPLATVGILHGIRVALVQTIGNATLAKLIGGDGLGVLVFEGLGQASVDMVLLGMLLIIALTVISDRLFQFLIKVFTPKSLSREER